The Filimonas lacunae genomic sequence CCTGCGCCTGCTGGTGTGCCTGAGTTTTTTGTCCTGCCCACAGGTAAGCCCTGGCCATCAGGCCTTTCACTGCATAATAGTTCAGGCGCTGGTTACGTAAACCGCTATAAAAATTACTATTATTCACTACGCCTTGTGTAATTACCGGGTCGGCCGCCAGCAAACTGGCTGCAGTAGTATAATCTGCCAGCACCTTTTCCATTACCTGTGCTGCGGTAAGCAAGGGCTGCGTTTTGCCATCGGCAGTGGTATAATAAGGTATGGCCTGTTTATTGGGCTCACTGGCATACACGGGGCCAAATAAACGCAACAGGTCAAAATGTAACATGGCACGTATAGCCGTGGCTTCCCCTATCATCAGCTGCCCCTGCTGTGGTGTAACCACATTGTTACTGATAGCGTTATTAGCCTTGGTAATAAACAGGTTGGCAGCCAGTATCGTATTATAGGCCTGTTGCCATAAGCCGTCAAAAGCCTTCATCACATTTACATCGGTATACTGATAGGTTTGGAAAGGTCGTACCACGCGTGTGGTAGTAACAGGTGGCGTATAGCGCTGCCCCATCATTTCTATTACGGTATTACTTAAAAACTGTCCGTACAGCGTGCTATCTGCCAGGCTGATGTACAAGCCATTTAAAGCCTGTTGCATCGCATTGGGATTGCTATATACCTGGTCTTCGGAATACGAGCCTTCGGGCTGTACCGACAGGTATTTTTTACAGCTGCATAAACCCACCAGTAACAGGCACCACAGTAACAATTTATATTTCTGTAACATACAATGCATTTGAATTAAAATGAAGCGTTAATACTGAAAGAAAAAGTGCGGGCATAAGGATAGTCGATACCTCTTTCGGTAAGGATGCTTTCTATACGGAATATATCATTCAGGTATAAGTTGATGCCCAGCGTTTGCAACTGCATTTTTTTCACCCAGCCACCATTTACGCGGTAGCCAATAGAAAACGACTCACCTGTAAAATGGGTATCCTTTTGAATAAAGCGGGACGACATTACCCTGCTTGCATAAGTGCCGATGCCTGCAAACTGCGCTACATCGCCCGGCTTTTGCCAGCGGTCGTACAAGGCCCGTCTGTCCATATTATTATTAAAGGTTGCACTGCTGTTGGTTTCTACCTTATTAAACAAAGCATTATTAAACACATAACCACCCACCTGGTAACGCACTACAGCGCCCAGTGTAAAATCTTTATAGGCCAGTGTAGTGTTCATAGTGCCTTCAATAGTAGGTCGTGTATTGCCCACCTTTACAATATCTGCCGGATCGTAGTCGTAAGTGAGCTTACCATTCTTCTTCTGAAACACTTCTACCCCTGTAGCCGGGTCTATACCCCGCGATACCACTGCCCACATATCATCCGGACTGTATCCATCATAATACCTGCTTAACCCATTGGCATCCTGCTCGGCCTTGTTCAGTTCACTTAAACGGTTACTAAAGCCACCATAACGGCTGGTATAGTTGCTGCCCATCACACCAATAGTCCATATAATACGGTCTTTCAGGTTATACACTGGCGATACGCGCACGTTCACGGTCCAGCCTTTGGTGGTGAGGTAGCCCAGGTTGAGTACATAGTTGGCATTTACTCCGGCAGAGGAAGGCAACGTACCTGCTGCACCTACTGCCAGCGGATCTGTTTTCTTGTGAAAATATTCCACGGAACCACTTACACGGTTGTTGAGCAGGTTAAAGTCTACCCCATAACTTTCCTGTAAAGTTTTTTGCCAGTCCAGCACCGGGTTACCTAACGAAGCCACTGTAAGTCCCTGGCCAAAGTTGTTGGTGTTGCCGGAGATATAATTGTATAACGATACCGAGCTGAAAGTGCCTATATTTTCATTACCCGAATAGCCCATGTTGCCACGCAGCTTTAACAGGTTAACCCATTTCAGCTGCTTCATAAATTGTTCATTATGCAGGTTCCAGCCCAACCCTGCCGAAACGAACGGCTTAAACTGACGGCTGCTGCCAAACACGCTGGTACCATCCAGGCGGTATACGGCATC encodes the following:
- a CDS encoding RagB/SusD family nutrient uptake outer membrane protein, with the protein product MLQKYKLLLWCLLLVGLCSCKKYLSVQPEGSYSEDQVYSNPNAMQQALNGLYISLADSTLYGQFLSNTVIEMMGQRYTPPVTTTRVVRPFQTYQYTDVNVMKAFDGLWQQAYNTILAANLFITKANNAISNNVVTPQQGQLMIGEATAIRAMLHFDLLRLFGPVYASEPNKQAIPYYTTADGKTQPLLTAAQVMEKVLADYTTAASLLAADPVITQGVVNNSNFYSGLRNQRLNYYAVKGLMARAYLWAGQKTQAHQQAQEVLTQGEKWFPWTKSETIEFLQDNPDRIFSSEVLFSIYNPNMYVGYYAWFSPDLGTDIVLTADGDRLGMLYENMDNDYRYNINTWRATTLTKKCFFKFADVPDIRQPFRFLQPVLRKTELYYILAETESDAQQALTLLDTVRYHRNLPNLDATANVPNEIQKEYQKEFWGEGQLFFYYKRNNVSDVPGGDSPWSTYTPNYVVPLPLSETTPR